In Melanotaenia boesemani isolate fMelBoe1 chromosome 16, fMelBoe1.pri, whole genome shotgun sequence, the following proteins share a genomic window:
- the msh6 gene encoding DNA mismatch repair protein Msh6 has protein sequence MAKQSSLFNFFTKSPPLVTKPKSSPSPAEADLPSSVQKSNSSPKEEAKQTQQQQPSKTSKVKQKSNSKSANEGLKKLFGDKIPQTKDSSTCLFRAGALVWAKLEGHPWWPCMVVPQPVTGEQMKGRGRDQRIHVHFFDEPPTRGWVSTKYIRAYQGSDSSDVKPGGVFFSGKPVIRHAMELADGVIFDSPEKRLKIPLCMDPSDEEENEEEEEEEMELGKSETDEEVSDVDEKKSEVVKLSKVSLRSSRASADKGSKPKRRRIIVASDSDGSDEEFKPQQAASSSDEDEEEGTVSSEEKEESTQESEVESPVKPVKRKRPAEKSVNVKAKIAATPSAASKRAPTAITANTKSRLSAFSAPDSFESQANASGSSGGATIWDHEKLEWLQEGKRKDGKRRRQTEEDYDPTTLYVPEDFQNKNTPGMRRWWQLKSEMFDTVIFYKVGKFYELYHMDAVTGVNELGLTFMRGNWAHSGFPEIGFSRFSDVLVQKGYKVARVEQTETPEMMEARCKTIAKPTKFDRVVRREVCRIITRGTQTYSVLDGSPSESQSKFLLSLKEKAEEESSGCYRTYGVCFVDTSVGYFHIGQFPDDRHCSRLRTLIAHYLPAEVLFEKGNPSLETRKILKASLSSALQEGLNAGSQFWDAQKTLKTLSEEDYFNETAGQEQGTGSSFLPALLKKMTSESDSLCLTPKDGHELALSALGGCIFYLKKCLVDKELLSMANFEEYVPVDVEMEKAAGPISFFAQTRQRMVLDGVTLANLEIFQNGSGGTEGTLLERLDTCSTPFGKRLLKQWLCAPLCNPASIKDRLDAVEDLMGAQGQATEVSDLLKKLPDLERLLSKIHSIGTPLKGQDHPDSRAVLYEEVTYSKRKIADFLSALEGFKTMQEIISVLAAVLGEFNSTLLRQIVSLKTEKDGLFPDLSAELKRWETAFDHQKARTTGVITPKAGFDPEYDQALTGIKNCDRELQEYLERQKKRLGCKNMAYWGTGRNRFQMEVPESVSERNIPEEYEVKSTKKGWKRYVTKETERLFSELQGFEEKRDAALKDCMRRLFYNFDKNYRDWKTGVECMAVLDVLLAFSRYSQGGDGPMTRPQVLLPEDDNQFAPFINLTGSRHPCVTKTFFGDDFIPNDIFIGCPGSGESSEVEGCASCVLVTGPNMGGKSTLMRQCGLVIILAQLGCYVPAESLSFTPVDRVFTRLGASDRIMAGESTFFVELNETASILHHATKHSLVLLDELGRGTATYDGTAIASAVVKELAEKICCRTLFSTHYHSLVEDYANNPAVRLGHMACMVENECEDPSQETITFLYKFISGACPKSYGFNAARLASLPEEVIQSGHRKAREFEKSTISLRLFKKLCQFAEDATLDNTHLTSLVQLLNTL, from the exons ATGGCGAAGCAGAGCTCGCTTTTCAATTTTTTCACCAAGTCTCCACCGTTGGTCACTAAGCCGAAGTCAAGTCCCTCTCCGGCCGAGGCAGACCTGCCTTCCTCCGTCCAGAAATCCAACTCGTCTCCGAAAGAGGAAGCTAAGCAGACACAGCAACAGCAGCCTAGTAAAACCAGCAAAGTTAAGCAGAAAAGTAACTCAAAGTCTGCGAACGAGGGATTAAAGAAACTGTTTGGCGACAAGATCCCTCAAACTAAAGACAG CTCCACATGCTTATTCCGTGCTGGTGCCCTTGTGTGGGCAAAACTAGAAGGACACCCCTGGTGGCCATGCATGGTGGTACCCCAACCTGTGACTGGAGAGCAGATGAAGGGGCGTGGTCGGGACCAGCGCATACATGTTCATTTCTTTGATGAACCTCCTACTCGAGGATGGGTTAGCACCAAGTATATTAGAGCATACCAAG GCTCTGATAGCAGTGATGTTAAACCTGGAGGAGTTTTCTTTAGTGGTAAACCTGTAATCCGCCATGCTATGGAGCTTGCAGATGGAGTTATATTTGACAGTCCTGAAAAAAGGTTAAAGATTCCTCTCTGCATGGATCCATCTGATGAGGAagagaatgaagaagaagaagaagaagaaatggag CTCGGCAAATCAGAAACTGATGAAGAGGTCAGTGATgttgatgaaaagaaaagtgagGTGGTGAAGCTGTCTAAAGTGAGTCTGCGTTCATCTCGTGCTTCGGCAGATAAGGGGAGCAAGCCCAAGCGCCGTCGCATTATTGTAGCCTCTGACAGTGATGGATCAGATGAAGAATTCAAGCCTCAACAGGCTGCATCTAGCAGTGACGAAGATGAGGAAGAAGGGACAGTGAGTAGTGAAGAGAAGGAAGAGAGCACCCAGGAGTCAGAGGTAGAAAGCCCCGTCAAGCCTGTAAAGCGAAAACGCCCTGCAGAGaagtctgtaaatgtaaaagcAAAGATAGCAGCTACCCCATCTGCTGCATCTAAACGAGCACCAACAGCCATCACAGCCAATACAAAGTCTCGATTGTCTGCCTTCTCTGCTCCTGACAGCTTTGAGAGCCAGGCGAATGCATCAGGGTCTTCTGGGGGTGCAACAATTTGGGATCATGAGAAGCTGGAGTGGCTGCAGGAAGGCAAGAGGAAAGATGGCAAGAGGCGACGACAGACAGAGGAAGACTATGATCCTACAACTCTGTATGTGCCCGAAGACtttcagaacaaaaacactccaGGTATGCGTCGGTGGTGGCAGCTCAAGTCTGAGATGTTTGATACAGTGATTTTTTACAAGGTTGGAAAGTTTTATGAGCTCTACCATATGGATGCTGTCACTGGAGTCAATGAGCTGGGACTAACATTTATGAGGGGAAATTGGGCACACTCTGGTTTTCCAGAGATTGGCTTTTCACGTTTCTCAGACGTTTTGGTCCAGAAAGGCTACAAGGTGGCTCGTGTGGAGCAGACGGAGACTCCAGAAATGATGGAAGCACGCTGCAAGACCATAGCTAAACCTACAAAATTTGACCGTGTAGTGAGAAGAGAAGTGTGCCGCATTATCACACGTGGCACCCAAACCTACAGCGTGTTGGATGGCTCTCCTTCAGAGAGTCAGAGTAAGTTCCTACTGAGTTTGAAAGAAAAGGCTGAAGAAGAAAGCTCTGGTTGCTATCGCACCTACGGCGTCTGCTTTGTAGACACCTCTGTGGGATATTTCCACATTGGTCAGTTCCCAGATGACCGTCACTGCTCACGCCTGCGCACCCTGATTGCACACTATCTTCCTGCTGAAGTGCTTTTTGAAAAGGGTAATCCGTCTTTGGAAACACGCAAAATACTCAAGGCGTCTCTGTCCTCTGCTCTGCAGGAAGGTCTTAATGCAGGATCACAGTTCTGGGATGCTCAGAAGACTCTTAAAACTCTTTCAGAAGAGGATTATTTTAACGAGACTGCTGGACAGGAGCAGGGGACTGGAAGCAGTTTTCTCCCTGCTCTTCTGAAAAAGATGACCTCTGAAAGTGACTCACTGTGCCTAACTCCTAAAGATGGCCATGAACTGGCACTGTCAGCTTTGGGTGGATGCATATTCTACCTGAAGAAATGTCTGGTAGATAAAGAATTGCTCTCCATGGCCAACTTTGAAGAATATGTCCCTGTTGATGTTGAGATGGAGAAAGCTGCCGGACCCATCAGTTTTTTTGCCCAGACCCGGCAGCGTATGGTTCTTGATGGAGTGACTCTGGCAAACTTGGAAATCTTTCAGAATGGATCAGGAGGAACAGAAGGGACACTGTTGGAGCGTTTGGACACATGCTCTACACCATTTGGCAAGAGGCTGCTAAAGCAGTGGCTCTGTGCTCCTCTGTGTAACCCTGCAtccatcaaagacagactggaTGCAGTTGAGGATCTAATGGGAGCTCAGGGTCAAGCAACTGAAGTTTCAGATCTGCTGAAGAAGCTCCCCGATCTGGAGCGTCTCCTGAGTAAAATCCACAGCATTGGGACTCCTCTGAAGGGCCAGGACCACCCTGACAGCAGAGCAGTTCTCTATGAGGAGGTCACTTACAGCAAACGCAAGATAGCAGATTTCCTTTCTGCACTGGAAGGTTTCAAAACGATGCAGGAGATTATTTCTGTCCTTGCTGCAGTTTTGGGTGAATTTAATTCCACACTGCTGCGACAAATTGTTagtctgaaaactgaaaaagatgGCCTCTTTCCTGACCTCTCTGCCGAGCTAAAGCGCTGGGAGACGGCTTTTGACCACCAAAAAGCCCGCACTACTGGTGTCATAACCCCAAAAGCCGGCTTCGACCCCGAGTACGACCAGGCACTTACAGGAATCAAGAACTGTGATCGAGAGCTGCAGGAGTACCTggaaagacagaagaagagacTTGGTTGTAAAAACATGGCCTACTGGGGAACTGGGAGAAACCGCTTCCAGATGGAAGTACCTGAGAGTGTTTcagagagaaatattcctgaGGAGTATGAAGTGAAGTCAACAAAGAAGGGCTGGAAGCGTTATGTGACAAAGGAGACTGAGCGACTGTTCTCAGAGCTGCAAGGATTTGAGGAGAAGAGAGATGCTGCACTAAAAGACTGCATGAGAAGGCTCTTCTACAACTTTGACAAGAACTACAGAGACTGGAAGACTGGTGTGGAATGCATGGCAGTGCTGG ATGTGCTGTTGGCTTTTTCACGTTACAGTCAGGGTGGAGATGGACCGATGACCAGACCACAGGTTCTCCTCCCTGAGGATGACAACCAGTTTGCTCCCTTCATTAACCTCACCGGCTCCCGTCATCCCTGTGTCACCAAGACCTTTTTCGGTGACGACTTCATTCCTAATGACATCTTTATCGGCTGCCCTGGAAGCGGTGAAAGTAGTGAGGTGGAAGGTTGTGCCTCTTGTGTCCTTGTCACAGGCCCGAACATGGGTGGAAAGTCTACTCTGATGCGACAG TGCGGACTTGTGATCATTCTAGCTCAGCTGGGATGCTACGTTCCAGCCGAGAGTCTCAGCTTCACACCAGTCGACAGAGTTTTTACCCGGCTTGGAGCCTCAGATCGAATCATGGCTG GAGAGAGCACCTTCTTTGTGGAGCTGAATGAGACCGCCAGCATTCTGCACCATGCCACTAAACACTCGCTTGTGCTCCTTGATGAATTAG GAAGGGGCACAGCCACATATGATGGCACAGCAATCGCCAGCGCTGTTGTGAAAGAACTGGCTGAGAAGATCTGCTGTCGCACACTCTTCTCTACACATTACCACTCTCTAGTGGAGGACTACGCCAACAACCCTGCTGTGCGCTTAGGCCACATG GCATGCATGGTGGAGAATGAATGTGAGGATCCAAGTCAAGAGACAATCACATTCCTCTACAAGTTCATCAGTGGCGCTTGTCCAAAGAGCTATGGATTTAATGCTGCGCGACTCGCCAGCTTACCAGAGGAGGTCATCCAATCAGGACACAGGAAGGCCAGAGAGTTTGAGAAGAGCACCATCAGCCTCCGACTATTCAA GAAGCTCTGCCAGTTTGCTGAAGATGCTACACTGGACAACACACACTTGacgtcacttgttcagctgcttAACACCCTGTAG